The Cyclopterus lumpus isolate fCycLum1 chromosome 6, fCycLum1.pri, whole genome shotgun sequence genome contains a region encoding:
- the LOC117732131 gene encoding proline-rich receptor-like protein kinase PERK2 — MSPCPSTPQLSPSVCVRLLCLLLLLLTDCSCSVTAEPNTTQANSTAECGTQEDPFPPCSASSNPTFNDSASPSSPPTTSPPSPPTTSPPSPPTTSPPSPPTTSPPSPPTTSPPSPPTTSPPSPPTTSPSSPPTTSPSSPPTTSPSSPPTTSPSSPPTTSPSSPPTTPSPPTTSPSSPPTTSPLSPPTTSPSSPPTTPSSPPTTPSSPPTTPLSPTSPTPTTTTPSSPPTSPTPTTTTATSATTKRTSTAEPTAKAAAHLATTTVTASSTHAAGDRDKPVVDVAGAALTSQLVDTASLLAVLLFGLLFFLVTVAVFVTQAYESYRRKDYTQVDYLINGMYSDSGV, encoded by the exons ATGTCCCCGTGTCCCTCAACGCCCCAGCTGAGTCCATCGGTGTGTGTTCGCCtcctctgcctgctgctgctcctcctcacaGACTGCTCCTGCTCGGTTACGGCCGAGCCCAACACGACACAAGCTAACAGCACCGCAGAAT GTGGCACACAGGAGGACCCCTTCCCCCCCTGCTCGGCTTCATCCAACCCCACATTTAATGACTCTGCGTCACCATCGTCTCCTCCAACAACGTCACCACCGTCTCCTCCAACAACGTCACCACCGTCTCCTCCAACAACGTCACCACCGTCTCCTCCAACAACGTCACCACCGTCTCCTCCAACAACGTCACCACCGTCTCCTCCAACAACGTCACCACCGTCTCCTCCAACAACGTCACCATCGTCTCCTCCAACAACGTCACCATCGTCTCCTCCAACAACGTCACCATCGTCTCCTCCAACAACGTCACCATCGTCTCCTCCAACAACGTCACCATCGTCTCCTCCAACAACGCCGTCTCCTCCAACAACGTCACCATCGTCTCCTCCAACAACGTCACCATTGTCTCCTCCAACAACGTCACCATCGTCTCCTCCAACAACGCCGTCGTCTCCTCCAACAACGCCGTCGTCTCCTCCAACAACGCCACTGTCTCCAACATCGCCAACGCCTACTACAACAACGCCGTCGTCTCCTCCAACATCGCCAACGCCTACTACAACAACAGCTACgtcagcaacaacaaaaagaacatcTACAGCAGAACCAACAGCTAAAGCTGCAGCACACCTGGCAACAACCACCGTGACCGCCAGCAGTACCCATGCTGCTGGCGATCGCGACAAGCCCGTGGTAGACGTAGCGGGAGCCGCTCTGACCAGCCAGCTGGTGGATACGGCGTCTCTGCTGGCCGTCCTGCTCTTCGGCCTGCTCTTCTTCTTGGTCACGGTGGCCGTGTTCGTCACGCAGGCCTACGAGAGCTACCGGAGGAAGGACTACACCCAGGTGGACTACCTCATCAACGGCATGTACTCTGACTCCGGGGTGTGA